The following are from one region of the Paenibacillus protaetiae genome:
- a CDS encoding MerR family transcriptional regulator, giving the protein MEHVEDVSSEGKEDRVIEKFKIDDVARECQLTKRTVRYYEEIGLISPPERSRGGARLYTRMHINKLKEITNARDVLGFSLQEIQNFLSFRENLRDHHQLLISANDYEQKIKQLVELKGIMDKKLELIEHRLEKIEQYRQEMSSIKKRVQGEIDRLLCAANKQSGTE; this is encoded by the coding sequence TTGGAGCATGTCGAGGACGTGTCTTCGGAAGGAAAGGAGGACCGCGTGATCGAGAAGTTTAAAATTGATGATGTTGCCCGGGAATGCCAGCTAACGAAAAGAACGGTTCGCTATTATGAAGAAATCGGGCTGATCTCTCCTCCGGAACGAAGCAGGGGAGGCGCAAGGCTTTATACCCGCATGCATATTAACAAGCTAAAGGAAATTACGAATGCGCGTGACGTTCTCGGCTTTTCTTTGCAGGAGATACAGAACTTTTTGTCGTTTCGCGAAAACTTGCGAGATCATCATCAGCTGTTAATTAGCGCAAATGATTACGAACAGAAAATTAAACAGCTGGTGGAGTTAAAAGGCATTATGGATAAAAAGCTTGAGCTGATCGAGCACAGGCTTGAAAAAATTGAGCAATACCGGCAAGAAATGAGCAGTATAAAAAAGCGGGTGCAGGGTGAAATTGACCGCCTCCTATGCGCTGCCAATAAACAAAGCGGTACGGAATAA
- a CDS encoding glycosyltransferase family 2 protein yields MVELSVVVPIYNEKENLYHLHEAITAALKGHIESYEIVLVNDGSTDGSANIINELAAKDPAVKGIHFERNCGQTAAIYCGIKRAEGKYIASIDGDLQTDPGDILILMKYMENYDFANGMRVKRRDTLVKKISSKVGNGVRNWITGDNIQDTGCPMKVFKREVAETFFLFEGFHRFLPTIARMNGFKVTEVPVRHRERMYGKSKYGVLNRAFVGLMDAIVIGWLRKRMIRYQVREEVR; encoded by the coding sequence ATGGTTGAATTATCCGTTGTGGTTCCGATTTATAACGAGAAAGAAAATTTGTATCATCTGCACGAGGCGATTACGGCTGCGCTGAAAGGCCATATCGAAAGCTATGAAATCGTACTTGTCAACGACGGCAGTACGGACGGCAGCGCCAATATCATTAACGAGCTTGCGGCAAAGGACCCTGCTGTGAAAGGAATCCACTTCGAGCGGAACTGCGGACAAACGGCCGCTATCTATTGTGGCATTAAACGGGCGGAAGGCAAATACATTGCTTCTATCGACGGAGATTTGCAAACCGACCCCGGTGATATTTTAATTTTGATGAAATATATGGAGAACTACGATTTCGCCAACGGAATGCGGGTCAAGCGCCGCGATACGCTGGTGAAGAAAATTTCCTCCAAAGTGGGCAACGGCGTGCGGAACTGGATTACCGGCGACAATATTCAAGATACCGGCTGTCCGATGAAAGTGTTTAAACGGGAAGTAGCTGAAACCTTTTTCTTATTTGAAGGGTTCCACCGCTTTTTGCCGACAATTGCCCGCATGAACGGCTTTAAAGTGACGGAAGTGCCTGTCCGGCATCGTGAGCGGATGTACGGCAAGTCCAAATACGGCGTATTAAACCGCGCTTTTGTCGGATTGATGGATGCTATCGTCATCGGCTGGCTGCGCAAACGAATGATTCGCTATCAAGTTAGGGAAGAAGTGAGATAA
- a CDS encoding lipid-A-disaccharide synthase N-terminal domain-containing protein, whose amino-acid sequence MNAHVKELIWVAIGMVGQIMFTGRFVLQWIASEKAKQSIVTKSFWSFSIMGSTILSIYAIYRKDPVFIIGQVPGIFIYARNLVIMRNNEKANKMNVSG is encoded by the coding sequence ATGAACGCTCACGTAAAAGAACTGATTTGGGTGGCCATTGGCATGGTCGGGCAAATTATGTTTACCGGAAGGTTCGTGCTGCAGTGGATTGCCAGTGAAAAAGCAAAGCAAAGTATTGTTACGAAATCGTTTTGGAGCTTTAGCATTATGGGCAGCACCATTTTATCCATTTATGCCATTTACCGTAAAGATCCCGTGTTTATTATCGGTCAGGTGCCAGGCATTTTTATATACGCACGCAATCTGGTTATTATGAGAAATAATGAGAAAGCCAATAAAATGAATGTGTCTGGATAA
- a CDS encoding Ger(x)C family spore germination protein: MKKTAVLLIAVMMSVLLSSCWSEIEVNEIAIVTASGLDLTEEGKIRLSLLLAIPRLFGTGSAQGGGESKLVSSAGWVVSQEGDTIMDITRALQKKLPRQITYSHSRVLIIGNSLAKSGVTRVIDFFERYRQAQLISYIAVSETSALDILNFKPKYEKLSSEVLKSEMAQNLIPSMRVIDFLNLVMSDGVEPYTPLVSITPSQQGGDDSNTNIAVKGIAVFKGEKMIGQLSDKDARGVLWVKNQIHKGIITIDIPNEPGKISAELERVHVKRHVTIEGGKVGITLVIRLNENIYENTSSIDLDSDEGEALIQKQVEEAVKLRIKESSAKVQQQFKSDIYGYGQSVYRRYPKAWNHVFKKQWEEMFPAIEPEIMVKGRIIRSGLTNEAIHPEE; encoded by the coding sequence ATGAAAAAAACTGCTGTCTTATTAATAGCCGTCATGATGTCCGTTTTGCTCAGCTCCTGCTGGAGCGAAATAGAAGTGAACGAAATTGCCATTGTAACGGCATCCGGACTTGATCTTACAGAAGAGGGGAAGATCCGGCTGTCGCTGCTGCTTGCCATTCCGCGGCTGTTTGGAACCGGTTCTGCGCAAGGCGGAGGAGAAAGCAAGCTGGTAAGCTCCGCCGGTTGGGTGGTATCCCAAGAGGGGGATACCATTATGGATATAACGAGAGCGCTGCAGAAGAAACTGCCGCGGCAAATTACTTATTCCCACAGCCGGGTGCTTATTATCGGCAACAGTCTTGCCAAAAGCGGCGTAACCCGGGTCATTGACTTTTTCGAACGATACAGGCAGGCGCAGCTCATCAGCTACATTGCGGTTTCGGAAACATCGGCGCTTGATATATTAAATTTCAAGCCTAAATATGAAAAATTGTCTTCCGAGGTATTGAAATCGGAGATGGCTCAAAATTTGATACCGAGCATGCGGGTGATCGACTTTCTTAATCTGGTTATGTCAGACGGCGTCGAACCGTACACGCCATTGGTCAGTATAACGCCTTCTCAGCAGGGCGGAGATGATTCCAATACGAATATAGCGGTTAAAGGCATTGCGGTCTTTAAAGGAGAGAAAATGATCGGCCAGCTAAGCGATAAAGACGCACGCGGCGTGCTGTGGGTTAAAAATCAGATCCATAAAGGCATTATTACAATTGATATTCCGAATGAGCCGGGAAAAATAAGCGCTGAACTGGAACGTGTACATGTGAAACGGCATGTCACGATAGAAGGCGGCAAGGTCGGAATTACACTCGTGATCCGTCTGAATGAAAATATATATGAAAATACATCAAGCATTGATCTGGACAGCGACGAAGGCGAAGCTCTCATTCAAAAGCAAGTAGAAGAAGCGGTTAAATTAAGGATCAAGGAATCCAGCGCCAAAGTGCAGCAGCAATTTAAAAGCGATATTTATGGATATGGACAATCCGTATACAGGCGGTATCCCAAAGCTTGGAACCATGTCTTCAAGAAGCAGTGGGAGGAGATGTTTCCTGCGATCGAGCCGGAAATAATGGTGAAAGGCCGAATTATTCGCTCCGGCTTAACGAATGAAGCTATTCATCCTGAGGAGTGA
- a CDS encoding spore germination protein has product MEPAVHQTGITLTGELEHDLFLLKEKFDRCSDIVCRTICSGNQEIAVAVYLDGLVDDMRIESELIKPLMSQSELFANPGRDAQLELPLHAIAHADQFETTDHIEDATTAVCKGATAVLISGVPQIHLAYLKKWEQRAVEEPITEAVIRGPRDGFIENLRVNTTLIRRRLPTADLKMEPMQVGRISRTELAIVYLDSIVMPGLVDEIKSRISRIDMDAVLESGYIEEMICDSHFTIFPQMISTERPDRVAASILEGRAAIIVDNTPFVLIAPSLITDVLQANEDYYQNFIVSTIMRWLRLILTFCALTFPSIFIAVSTFHQEMIPTTLLLSIASSRENVPFPALVEALLMEAAFEALREAGIRLPRPAGQAVSIVGALVIGQAAVQAGIVSATLIIVVSFTGIASFIFPLYNQGLAIRMLRFPLMLMAGMLGLYGIFLGLLLLLAHLCKLRSFGVPYLTPLSPLHVSDLKDVFVRAPWTHMTKRPAATGKVNRRRMVKLPPRPEPPV; this is encoded by the coding sequence GTGGAGCCTGCCGTTCATCAAACCGGCATCACGTTAACAGGTGAATTAGAGCATGATCTCTTCTTATTGAAGGAGAAGTTTGACCGCTGCTCGGATATTGTGTGCCGGACGATTTGTTCGGGCAATCAGGAAATAGCTGTAGCGGTCTATTTGGATGGTCTGGTTGACGATATGCGCATTGAATCGGAGCTGATCAAGCCTTTGATGTCACAGAGCGAGCTGTTTGCCAATCCGGGACGTGACGCCCAGCTTGAACTCCCTCTTCATGCGATTGCCCACGCCGATCAATTCGAAACAACGGATCATATCGAAGATGCCACAACGGCGGTATGCAAAGGCGCGACTGCCGTGCTTATAAGCGGAGTGCCGCAAATTCACCTCGCTTATTTGAAAAAGTGGGAGCAGCGCGCGGTTGAAGAGCCGATTACGGAAGCGGTTATCCGGGGGCCGAGAGACGGGTTTATTGAAAACTTGCGGGTGAATACGACCCTGATCCGGAGAAGGCTGCCCACCGCGGATTTAAAGATGGAGCCAATGCAAGTCGGCCGGATCTCCCGGACGGAGCTGGCTATCGTTTATTTGGACTCGATTGTGATGCCGGGCCTCGTGGATGAGATCAAATCAAGAATCAGCCGAATAGACATGGATGCTGTATTGGAAAGCGGCTATATCGAAGAAATGATATGCGACAGCCATTTTACAATATTTCCGCAAATGATCAGCACGGAACGGCCGGACCGGGTTGCGGCTTCAATTCTGGAAGGCCGGGCGGCCATCATCGTCGACAATACGCCGTTCGTGCTTATTGCGCCTTCTTTAATTACCGACGTGCTGCAAGCAAACGAAGATTATTACCAGAATTTTATTGTCTCGACGATTATGCGCTGGCTGCGGTTAATATTGACCTTTTGCGCATTAACGTTCCCTTCTATTTTTATCGCGGTGTCGACGTTCCATCAGGAGATGATTCCTACTACCTTGCTGCTCAGCATTGCGTCATCCCGAGAGAATGTACCGTTTCCCGCATTGGTCGAAGCGCTTCTGATGGAAGCGGCCTTCGAGGCGCTCCGGGAAGCGGGCATCCGGTTGCCAAGGCCGGCCGGACAAGCGGTCAGCATCGTTGGCGCTTTGGTTATCGGGCAGGCGGCGGTGCAAGCCGGAATCGTATCCGCCACCTTAATTATCGTCGTCTCTTTTACCGGCATCGCCTCGTTTATTTTTCCGCTGTACAATCAAGGATTGGCCATCCGGATGCTTCGCTTCCCGCTGATGCTGATGGCCGGAATGCTGGGGTTATATGGCATCTTTCTCGGCTTGCTGCTGCTTCTGGCCCATTTGTGCAAGCTTCGTTCTTTTGGCGTCCCTTATCTTACGCCGCTGTCGCCGCTTCACGTCAGCGATCTGAAAGACGTATTCGTCCGTGCGCCGTGGACGCATATGACGAAGCGGCCGGCAGCTACGGGTAAAGTAAACCGGAGGCGGATGGTTAAGCTGCCGCCCCGACCCGAGCCGCCTGTATAA
- a CDS encoding DJ-1/PfpI family protein has translation MKVAFVLFDGMTTLDFIGFYDAVTRLRILQAELSWAFCSDKPQITDDKGLKLQMDEVLPDLSGYDVVFVPGGMATRQLRFDEAFVAWLQTAANAPYKVSVCTGALLLGAAGFLAGKTATTNSSAYDLLEPYCGQVSRERYVQDGHIFTGGGVSASIDLGLFFVERLYGSSAARQIQAMMDYPYYTAAIE, from the coding sequence ATGAAGGTTGCATTTGTATTGTTCGACGGAATGACGACGCTGGATTTTATCGGGTTTTATGATGCGGTAACGCGGCTTCGTATATTGCAGGCTGAATTATCGTGGGCGTTTTGCTCGGATAAACCGCAGATTACGGACGACAAAGGGCTTAAGCTGCAGATGGACGAAGTGCTTCCGGACTTGTCCGGCTACGATGTTGTATTTGTGCCCGGCGGTATGGCCACGAGGCAGCTCCGGTTCGACGAGGCTTTTGTTGCATGGCTTCAGACCGCAGCGAATGCGCCTTACAAAGTATCCGTCTGTACAGGGGCGCTGCTGCTTGGGGCTGCAGGTTTTCTGGCCGGCAAGACGGCGACGACCAATTCCAGCGCCTACGACTTGCTGGAGCCTTATTGCGGGCAGGTAAGCCGGGAAAGATATGTACAGGACGGCCATATATTTACAGGCGGCGGCGTGTCGGCATCAATTGATTTGGGTTTGTTTTTTGTTGAACGGTTATATGGTTCGTCGGCCGCCCGCCAAATACAAGCAATGATGGATTACCCGTATTATACGGCTGCAATCGAATAG
- a CDS encoding protoporphyrinogen oxidase: MKTIAIAGGGITGLSTAYYLQRELASGGLAARVVVLEASPRLGGKIATVQDGGFTMETGADSIVARKENVAPFIEDMGLTGEVVYNATGKSYIYIDGGLKKIPEDSVFGIPLSLQSLAESTLISAEGKVEALKDYYTPEHNFTFNDSIGLFLESCLGKEIVERQIAPVLSGVYSGKLHDLTIASTLPYLLTYKNEYGSLLKGLSENKQKYKSAGNAKFISFGDGVSALIDTLEKRLAEVEIRKSAKLERISRSEGRYRLSIAGDEALNADYVVLSTDYTAAQRMLQDKELDTDFSQLKNSSLISVYAGFDIPDSELPNDGTGFITADHSGLACDACTWTSRKWTHTSKEHKLLVRLFYKSSNPRYSELKHYTAEQLVQTALRDIQLSLGITAEPVTVQVTPWRDAMPNYHIRHHEIVKSLENKLAERYPGIMLAGCSYYGVGIPDCIANGQQTAEAIIHSMRQQQTEQVRA; encoded by the coding sequence GTGAAAACGATAGCAATAGCCGGAGGCGGTATAACGGGGCTTTCTACGGCGTATTATTTGCAGCGGGAGCTGGCTTCTGGCGGACTGGCGGCCCGTGTTGTAGTGCTGGAAGCGTCGCCGCGCCTGGGCGGCAAAATCGCAACTGTGCAGGATGGGGGTTTTACGATGGAAACAGGCGCCGATTCCATTGTGGCGCGCAAGGAGAACGTCGCTCCTTTTATCGAGGATATGGGGTTAACCGGAGAAGTTGTGTATAACGCAACGGGCAAATCCTATATTTATATCGACGGCGGATTGAAAAAAATTCCTGAGGATTCCGTGTTCGGCATCCCGCTTAGTCTTCAATCCTTGGCGGAAAGCACTTTGATCTCGGCCGAAGGCAAAGTAGAAGCGCTCAAAGATTATTATACGCCGGAGCATAACTTTACCTTTAACGATTCCATCGGCTTGTTCCTGGAGAGCTGCCTGGGCAAGGAAATTGTCGAAAGGCAAATTGCGCCGGTATTATCCGGTGTTTATTCCGGCAAGCTTCATGATTTGACGATCGCTTCTACCCTTCCGTACTTATTAACCTACAAAAACGAATACGGCAGCCTATTAAAGGGGCTGTCTGAAAATAAACAGAAGTACAAAAGTGCAGGAAACGCCAAGTTTATCTCGTTCGGAGACGGCGTCTCCGCTTTAATTGATACGCTGGAAAAGCGGCTTGCGGAGGTTGAGATCCGCAAATCGGCCAAGCTGGAGCGAATTTCCCGGTCCGAAGGACGATACCGCTTATCCATAGCGGGAGATGAGGCGCTTAATGCGGATTATGTTGTGCTCAGCACCGACTATACAGCTGCTCAACGGATGCTGCAGGATAAGGAGCTGGATACGGATTTCAGCCAGCTGAAGAACAGCTCGCTCATTAGCGTATATGCCGGTTTTGACATTCCGGACAGCGAGCTGCCGAACGACGGCACAGGTTTTATTACGGCAGATCACAGCGGGCTGGCTTGCGATGCCTGCACATGGACAAGCCGCAAATGGACGCATACGTCCAAAGAACATAAGCTGCTGGTGCGGCTGTTCTACAAAAGCTCCAACCCGCGTTACAGCGAGCTGAAGCATTATACGGCGGAGCAGCTGGTACAAACGGCGCTGCGCGACATTCAGCTCAGCCTTGGCATTACAGCCGAGCCTGTAACGGTGCAAGTAACGCCTTGGAGAGATGCCATGCCTAATTACCATATCCGGCATCATGAAATTGTGAAGTCGCTGGAGAACAAGCTGGCTGAACGTTATCCGGGCATTATGCTGGCCGGCTGCTCGTATTACGGCGTAGGCATTCCTGACTGTATCGCAAACGGCCAACAGACAGCCGAAGCGATCATTCACTCGATGCGTCAGCAGCAAACCGAGCAGGTCCGTGCTTAA
- a CDS encoding choice-of-anchor I family protein, with protein MKSAKTKKIVSVAMAVQLSVGTMLTGIAAAAEGEAPSAPQLGVPYDTDGIYNVSVPHIIINQVYGGGLKRADDTYATNGFIELYNPTDEDVDLNGWSIQYADPGSDYKTGATGSWSMLKLTGVIKAKSSYLVVAHPTGAAAPTLDLMGRGDQQWDQYINNKGLKVVLMSNQTPLDNSLKNPFAAEPKPAGYVDMLGTGSNDPGSKIDGYETASPSGSAEGTSKKKAVRRTSFQDTDNNKQDFEQIDYEKPAPDKLATYEPHDGEDGVWLSIVTPSLPSGYVNQTYEAVMETVGGYGSYTYEADGLPEGLSITSGGIISGTPTAEASNVKVTVTATDAEDSSIQVTKSFDLNISRAAIQSFKDTLNITKIAEYAVGTTNPDGGVAEIVKYNKENQKFYLVNGSANPPSLDIVSLDTDNGQLEKEKSVPVKQLSETGGFTFGDLTSVVVDYATKRVYAAVQAADPAVKGKILALDYEGDLKASYTAGVQPDMITTTSDGRYVLTADEAEPRTGVLEEDAPGSVTIVDTQTGESTQVYFDQTSVIAQDVHIRGQVVDGVYTGQGSPEEAFKDFEPEYIAVSSDNKSAYVTLQENNAIAKIDIPSRSVVSVGSLGYKDFSKPENALDLQADGIINFETAPFYGAYMPDGVAYYSVNGEHYLLTANEGDATEWPAEDPILTNIAKIKDLKGGLDPASDAYNFLKNTTKYDSDEGLTDRGNDSIYLLGGRSFSVWNADSLKQVYDSGSDFEVITGERDAEHFNVSNDDNEMDARSKKKGPEPEGIETGVVGNHTFAFIGLERTSGIMTYDVTDPEQPVFANYTNSRKFEDKDGRLNLDTFSGPEGIDFIPAAESPTGLPLLLVAYEVGGRVGVYQLDVTKVTLNTSSLPLTEGGRTAQLHAVVEPADEEGSTAVTWSSSDTAVAAVDADGKVRPIKAGTAVITAISADGYGSGEAQVVVTAKPEDSDHTPSQPSTPSTPAEPENPGAAPGDSPAFTDVQGHWAADAINKLASAGILTGMPDGTFKPDQLMTRAEYSAVLFRVLGLGSGKETSAFNDIAPDAWYHNYIDALAQEGIISGFEDGSFRPDQPITREEAFVLLYRAVKDKLPAANGSAPGFAFTDSDSISAWAREAVQALYAAGVVQGNADGKLYPKQSTTRAEIAQIAAAFIQQ; from the coding sequence TTGAAATCGGCAAAAACGAAAAAAATCGTGTCGGTCGCGATGGCTGTGCAGCTTTCTGTCGGTACGATGCTTACTGGTATAGCGGCAGCGGCAGAGGGAGAAGCACCGTCAGCGCCTCAGTTGGGCGTACCCTACGATACGGATGGCATATACAATGTCAGCGTTCCGCACATTATCATTAACCAGGTTTACGGCGGCGGATTAAAACGGGCTGATGATACGTATGCCACGAACGGTTTTATCGAGCTGTATAATCCGACGGATGAAGACGTGGATCTTAATGGCTGGTCGATCCAATATGCGGATCCGGGCAGTGATTACAAAACCGGCGCGACAGGCAGCTGGAGCATGCTGAAGCTTACAGGCGTCATTAAAGCGAAGTCGTCTTATCTTGTAGTTGCCCATCCGACAGGAGCCGCTGCGCCAACATTGGATTTGATGGGCAGAGGCGATCAGCAGTGGGATCAATATATCAATAATAAAGGGTTAAAGGTTGTGCTGATGAGCAACCAGACTCCGCTGGATAACAGTCTTAAAAATCCATTCGCAGCAGAGCCGAAGCCTGCGGGATATGTCGACATGCTAGGTACAGGCAGCAATGATCCGGGCAGTAAAATAGATGGCTACGAGACAGCCTCTCCATCCGGTTCGGCGGAAGGCACCTCCAAGAAAAAAGCGGTTCGCCGCACCAGCTTCCAGGATACGGACAATAACAAGCAGGATTTCGAACAAATTGATTATGAAAAACCGGCTCCGGACAAGCTTGCAACGTACGAACCGCATGACGGCGAAGACGGCGTATGGCTGTCTATTGTGACACCGTCATTGCCTTCCGGTTACGTGAACCAGACCTATGAAGCAGTAATGGAAACGGTTGGCGGATACGGCTCGTATACGTATGAAGCGGACGGGCTGCCGGAGGGATTGTCCATCACGAGCGGCGGCATCATCAGCGGTACGCCAACAGCAGAAGCGTCCAATGTTAAGGTAACGGTTACTGCAACGGACGCCGAAGATTCTTCCATCCAAGTGACCAAATCGTTTGATCTGAACATAAGCCGCGCTGCCATTCAAAGCTTCAAAGATACACTAAACATTACGAAAATCGCCGAATATGCCGTCGGTACCACGAATCCGGATGGCGGCGTTGCCGAAATTGTAAAATATAATAAAGAAAATCAAAAATTTTATTTGGTGAACGGTTCTGCCAATCCGCCAAGCCTAGATATTGTCAGCCTGGACACGGATAACGGACAGCTGGAGAAGGAAAAAAGCGTACCGGTTAAACAACTGTCCGAGACGGGAGGTTTTACGTTCGGCGATTTGACAAGCGTTGTTGTCGACTACGCAACCAAGCGGGTTTATGCAGCTGTACAAGCTGCCGATCCGGCTGTGAAAGGCAAAATTTTGGCGCTGGATTATGAAGGGGATTTAAAGGCATCGTACACGGCGGGCGTTCAGCCGGATATGATTACGACGACCTCCGACGGACGTTACGTGCTGACGGCCGATGAAGCCGAGCCTCGTACGGGCGTGCTGGAGGAAGACGCTCCGGGCAGCGTAACGATCGTGGATACGCAAACCGGCGAGTCTACGCAAGTGTATTTTGACCAAACATCCGTCATTGCACAAGATGTGCATATTCGCGGACAAGTGGTAGACGGCGTATACACTGGTCAAGGGAGCCCGGAAGAAGCGTTTAAAGATTTTGAGCCGGAATATATTGCCGTTTCAAGCGATAATAAGTCCGCTTATGTAACACTACAGGAAAACAATGCGATTGCTAAAATTGATATCCCATCCCGATCGGTCGTTTCGGTCGGCAGTCTCGGCTACAAAGATTTCAGCAAGCCGGAAAACGCGCTGGACTTGCAGGCTGACGGCATCATTAATTTTGAGACAGCTCCGTTCTACGGCGCTTATATGCCGGATGGCGTTGCGTATTATTCCGTTAACGGCGAACATTATTTGCTGACGGCCAATGAAGGCGACGCAACGGAATGGCCTGCGGAAGATCCGATTTTGACGAACATCGCCAAAATTAAAGATCTAAAAGGCGGGCTGGATCCAGCCTCGGATGCTTATAACTTCTTGAAAAACACGACGAAATATGACAGCGATGAAGGACTGACGGACCGGGGCAATGACAGCATTTACTTGCTTGGAGGGCGCTCCTTCTCGGTCTGGAATGCTGATTCGCTGAAGCAAGTTTATGACAGCGGCAGTGACTTTGAAGTCATTACGGGCGAGCGCGATGCGGAGCATTTCAACGTCAGCAATGATGACAATGAGATGGACGCCAGAAGTAAAAAGAAAGGGCCGGAGCCTGAGGGCATAGAAACCGGCGTCGTCGGCAATCATACATTCGCTTTTATCGGGCTGGAGCGCACCAGCGGCATAATGACTTATGACGTGACAGACCCTGAACAGCCGGTATTTGCAAACTATACGAACTCGCGCAAGTTTGAAGATAAGGACGGCCGGCTCAATCTGGATACATTCTCTGGACCGGAAGGCATTGATTTTATTCCTGCAGCTGAAAGCCCTACCGGATTGCCGCTGCTGCTCGTTGCTTATGAAGTGGGCGGAAGAGTAGGCGTATACCAGCTGGATGTGACCAAAGTAACCCTTAACACAAGCTCGTTACCGCTGACGGAAGGCGGCCGGACAGCACAGCTTCATGCTGTAGTGGAACCCGCAGATGAAGAAGGCAGCACAGCCGTAACATGGAGCAGTTCAGATACAGCCGTCGCTGCAGTAGATGCAGATGGCAAGGTTCGTCCGATTAAGGCAGGAACGGCTGTCATTACGGCAATCAGCGCTGACGGCTACGGCAGCGGCGAAGCGCAAGTGGTCGTCACTGCGAAGCCGGAAGATAGTGACCATACCCCGTCGCAACCGTCAACACCATCCACCCCGGCTGAACCGGAAAATCCGGGAGCTGCACCGGGCGACTCCCCTGCCTTTACGGATGTACAAGGGCACTGGGCTGCGGATGCGATCAACAAGCTGGCCAGCGCCGGCATTTTGACCGGTATGCCTGACGGCACCTTTAAGCCGGACCAATTGATGACAAGAGCGGAATATTCCGCCGTATTGTTCAGAGTACTCGGACTCGGCAGCGGGAAGGAGACAAGTGCCTTTAACGATATTGCCCCGGATGCCTGGTACCATAATTACATCGACGCGCTGGCGCAGGAAGGCATTATTTCCGGCTTTGAAGACGGAAGCTTCCGGCCGGACCAGCCGATTACCCGCGAAGAAGCATTCGTCCTCTTGTACAGGGCGGTCAAAGACAAGCTGCCGGCAGCAAACGGATCAGCACCAGGCTTTGCCTTTACGGACAGCGATTCGATTTCGGCTTGGGCGCGCGAAGCGGTTCAGGCATTGTATGCGGCGGGTGTTGTGCAAGGAAACGCCGATGGGAAACTTTATCCCAAGCAGTCGACTACCCGCGCGGAAATTGCTCAAATTGCCGCTGCGTTTATCCAGCAATAA